Proteins from a single region of Styela clava chromosome 1, kaStyClav1.hap1.2, whole genome shotgun sequence:
- the LOC120342663 gene encoding dopamine beta-hydroxylase-like: MSNFLNPEACKIFSIFLFCIFANIVESGATKGQYEVLLYRQSDLSVTLFWDLDYLHEKINFSLQLSGNIFDQNSERLVGFGMSDGGAVTNADFVMIKYTEDGVSIQDSWSDNNGLIHEDNAQDYFLTEYDVTADLITIDFWRYFQTFDEHDYQLDNGTTHLICLIESSTGDGTGPPADNEILPDLLEFLLKLAYKINARKMKSKFVEAQLLKPQIPGSYFRNKDDGEILNFSILQSNLTIPAEETTYWWSIHMLPDSITEKVHGIGFGGDIPEDSINLIHHIMVFSCDAKDGNVTEYSGPSTAINIPDDVKRCDHVMAAWAKGADIIWYPKEAGIPLGEPRQSRFVRLEVHYNNPARIKGVVDNSGIKFFYTKNLREYDSGILEVGVTYNDNLAIPPGRKDFTLSGICPQQCTSEGISQGGINIFASQLHTHLAGRKVWVSHVRNGKRLSEINRDDHYSTFFEEIRYVYPSIKVMSGDSLVTYCSYDTSNKANVTFSGLGLLDEMCVSYLHYFPLTSLEVCKSSTSTRSLAKFFLLENLLKGVPEHISLGNYPANFIQMNWDNATSDELERLYETARQDVECLQHNGSPFEGEWHDVTVN, encoded by the exons atgtcTAATTTTTTAAACCCGGAagcttgtaaaatattttcaatatttcttttttgtatttttgcaaATATTGTTGAGTCTGGAGCTACAAAAGGACAATATGAAGTCTTGCTGTACAGACAAA GTGATTTGTCGGTTACATTATTTTGGGATCTTGACTATTTGCATGAGAAGATTAATTTTTCTTTGCAATTGAGtggaaatatatttgatcaaaacTCCGAGCGTTTGGTTGGGTTTGGAATGTCCGATGGGGGCGCAGTCACAAATGCTGATTTTGTTATGATAAAGTATACAGAGGACGGAGTTTCGATTCAG GATTCGTGGTCTGATAACAATGGCTTGATTCACGAGGATAATGCACAAGACTATTTTTTAACCGAATATGATGTCACTGCAGACCTAATTACTATAGACTTCTGGAGATATTTCCAGACATTTGACGAACACGACTACCAGCTGGATAATGGAACAACAcatttaatttgtttaattgAATCAAGTACAG GTGACGGCACAGGTCCACCAGCAGACAACGAAATTTTACCCGACCTTTTGGAATTTTTACTTAAGTTGGCCTACAAAATCAATGCACGCAAAATGAAATCGAAATTTGTCGAAGCCCAGCTTCTGAAACCACAAATTCCAGGCTCCTACTTTCGTAACAAAGATGACGGAGAAATACTCAATTTCAGCATTTTACAATCAAACCTAACTATACCCGCTGAGGAGACAACCTATTGGTGGTCAATTCATATGTTGCCAGATTCAATAACAGAGAAAGTTCATGGAATTGGGTTTGGTGGAGATATTCCTGAAGATAGTATCAATTTAATTCATCATATCATG GTTTTTTCTTGTGATGCTAAAGATGGAAATGTTACGGAATACAGCGGACCTTCTACAGCTATCAACATACCTGATGATGTCAAAAGGTGCGACCACGTGATGGCAGCTTGGGCCAAAGGAGCTGAT ATCATATGGTATCCGAAAGAAGCAGGGATACCTTTAGGAGAACCTAGACAATCAAGATTCGTCAGATTAGAAGTTCACTACAACAACCCTGCAAGAATAAAAGGCGTCGTTGATAATTCTGGGATCAAATTTTTCTACACAAAAAACTTGAGAGAATATGATTCGGGAATCCTCGAAGTTGGAGTAACATATAACGACAACCTTGCGATACCCCCTGGTCGCAAAGATTTTACTCTGTCGGGGATATGTCCTCAGCAATGCACTTCTGAg GGAATATCACAAGGTGGGATAAATATCTTTGCATCGCAATTACATACACATTTGGCCGGTAGAAAAGTATGGGTATCACATGTCAGGAATGGCAAACGACTGTCAGAAATAAACAGAGACGATCATTATTCAACTTTCTTTGAAGAAATAAGATATGTTTATCCTTCAATCAAAGTTATGTCT GGCGACTCTTTGGTAACATATTGTTCTTATGACACGTCAAATAAAGCGAATGTCACGTTTAGTGGATTAGGATTATTGGATGAAATGTGCGTCAGTTATCTTCATTATTTTCCGCTTACGTCGCTAGAGGTCTGCAAAAGTTCAACGTCAACACGGTCTCTGGCAAAGTTTTTCCTGTTAGAAAACTT attgaaGGGCGTTCCAGAGCACATCAGTCTAGGTAATTACCCagcaaattttattcaaatgaacTGGGACAACGCAACCTCTGACGAATTAGAGAGACTGTACGAAACAGCTCGACAAGACGTGGAATGCCTGCAGCACAATGGATCTCCATTTGAAGGAGAATGGCATGATGTAACCGTAAATTAA